The DNA window TGTGCTGGAGTACCTGACCGCTGAGATCCTGGAGTTGGCTGGAAACGCTGCCCGCGACAACAAGAAGACCCGTATCATCCCTCGTCACCTGCAGCTGGCTGTCCGCAACGACGAGGAGCTCAACAAgctgctgggcggagtgacCATCGCTCAGGGCGGCGTGCTGCCCAACATCCAGGCTGTTCTGCTGCCCAAGAAGACCGAGAAGGCCGCCAAGGCCAAATAAACCTAGACTCTCTTTGACTACTGGAAACTGGCCCCCAAaacggctcttttaagagccacacAATCTTCGCGAAAGAGCTGTTTCTTTTTCATCATAGATGTAATGTAACCGTGATCAATTACTGCAAAAGAGAGAACAGGTCTATATATCATCCTATATATCAACCATAACACCACACTATAGGCCTATTTAGATAATAAAGATCAGTATCATTTGGGTGCAAAGTAAACTACCACAAGTTTGTTTGTAACTGTTTCAAAAGGCACAATGAGCAGAtaataacaacacaaacaatagTCACATAGGCTATTAAGAAACACTGTCCATACACTACCTGTGAGTAAATGcgttttatgtttatttcatttaagaagggacagtgcacattaattaacatgacCACTTAAGTTACGtaaatgtgccagatttagccattcaggctaattttcatctgcagtccctggcaggttgatggtatatgtgtatgtatatatatatatatgtgtatatgtatgtatatatatatatgtatatatatatatatatatatatatatatatataaacaggcATTAAAATAACGTACAGAAGTACAAAAGCACATAAGCATGGATAAAAGTGAATTGATGGCATGTCCATAAAAAGGCAGATAAACATATATAGAAAGCACATCAGCAAGTACATAACCACAGACAAAAGCACATAAAGCACATAGCAGAAACAGCAAGATTTAAAGCCTATTACTAAAGTAACCTAACCatataacaaaaacattaaaaac is part of the Epinephelus lanceolatus isolate andai-2023 chromosome 5, ASM4190304v1, whole genome shotgun sequence genome and encodes:
- the LOC117262891 gene encoding histone H2A is translated as MSGRGKTGGKARAKAKTRSSRAGLQFPVGRVHRLLRKGNYAERVGAGAPVYLAAVLEYLTAEILELAGNAARDNKKTRIIPRHLQLAVRNDEELNKLLGGVTIAQGGVLPNIQAVLLPKKTEKAAKAK